Proteins from one Nakamurella multipartita DSM 44233 genomic window:
- a CDS encoding 16S rRNA (uracil(1498)-N(3))-methyltransferase, translated as MIPSSGAERPGSFPGRSGEPFFLVHELPAAGPFVLDGPEGRHAAAVRRLRVGEALVLTDGAGRLAAAVVTAAGRAELTLDVQPAHRQPPPDVRVTLVQALPKGERGELAVELATEAGVDAIVPWTAQRCMARWRTPDQVDKGVRRWRATARESAKQARRAFVPPVHEPATTAEVGARLTGATALVLHESSVTPLAAAGLPPAGDVVLIVGPEGGLTEEELTVFGSAGATVVRLGPQVLRTSTAGAVALGALGVLTGRWT; from the coding sequence GTGATTCCTTCGTCGGGCGCTGAGCGGCCGGGATCGTTCCCCGGCCGCTCCGGCGAACCGTTCTTCCTGGTCCACGAGCTGCCCGCAGCGGGGCCGTTCGTGCTCGACGGGCCGGAGGGCCGGCACGCGGCCGCCGTGCGCCGGCTGCGGGTCGGCGAGGCCCTGGTGCTCACCGACGGGGCCGGGCGGCTGGCCGCCGCGGTGGTCACCGCCGCCGGCCGCGCCGAGCTCACCCTGGACGTGCAGCCGGCGCACCGGCAGCCGCCGCCCGACGTGCGGGTGACGCTGGTGCAGGCGCTGCCCAAGGGCGAGCGCGGCGAGCTGGCCGTCGAGCTGGCCACCGAGGCCGGGGTGGACGCGATCGTGCCCTGGACGGCCCAGCGCTGCATGGCCCGCTGGCGCACCCCCGACCAGGTCGACAAGGGGGTCCGGCGCTGGCGGGCCACCGCCCGGGAGTCGGCCAAGCAGGCCCGCCGGGCGTTCGTCCCGCCGGTGCACGAGCCGGCCACCACCGCCGAGGTCGGCGCCCGGCTGACCGGGGCCACCGCGCTGGTGCTGCACGAGTCCTCGGTCACACCGCTGGCGGCCGCCGGCCTGCCCCCGGCCGGCGACGTGGTACTGATTGTCGGTCCGGAAGGGGGACTGACCGAGGAGGAACTCACCGTGTTCGGCTCGGCAGGCGCCACGGTGGTGCGACTCGGTCCCCAGGTGTTGCGGACCTCGACCGCCGGTGCGGTCGCCCTCGGCGCCCTCGGCGTGCTCACCGGTCGGTGGACATGA
- a CDS encoding alpha/beta hydrolase, producing MKVDIRDYDYGPHPSQRIRLFLPSGRYLTVVVVIHGGYWRSIYGMELAEPLGYDLTRYGVAAAVIEYRRVGEGGGWPTTLADVSRAVDSLAGPGQQAAEGRLSLDRVAAVGHSAGGHLAAWLAHRGSLRSGTAGSVAPGETHVPIVGAVAQAGLLDLVGASVERLGNGAVTALMEGEARSMPQRYHHASPIAHVGDGARVVCVHGDADDTVPLSQSERYVEAAVRAGDPASLIVLPRTGHFELIDVRHPAWDVCRSQVLRMV from the coding sequence ATGAAGGTCGACATCCGCGACTACGACTACGGACCGCACCCCAGCCAGCGGATCCGGCTGTTCCTGCCCTCCGGGCGTTACCTGACCGTCGTGGTGGTCATCCACGGCGGGTACTGGCGCTCCATCTACGGCATGGAACTGGCCGAACCCCTCGGGTACGACCTGACCCGGTACGGCGTCGCCGCCGCGGTCATCGAGTACCGCCGGGTGGGTGAGGGCGGTGGCTGGCCGACCACCCTGGCCGACGTGTCCCGGGCCGTGGACTCCCTGGCCGGCCCCGGCCAGCAGGCGGCCGAGGGGCGGCTGTCCCTCGATCGGGTCGCCGCCGTCGGGCACTCCGCGGGCGGGCACCTGGCCGCCTGGCTGGCCCACCGCGGGTCGCTGCGCTCGGGGACGGCCGGGTCGGTCGCACCGGGGGAGACGCACGTGCCGATCGTCGGTGCGGTCGCCCAGGCCGGGTTGCTGGACCTGGTCGGCGCCTCGGTGGAACGGCTGGGCAACGGCGCGGTCACCGCGCTGATGGAGGGCGAGGCCCGGTCCATGCCGCAGCGCTACCACCACGCCTCACCGATCGCGCACGTCGGCGACGGCGCCCGGGTGGTCTGCGTGCACGGGGACGCCGACGACACCGTCCCGCTGTCCCAGTCCGAGCGTTACGTCGAGGCCGCGGTCCGGGCCGGCGACCCGGCCTCGCTGATCGTGCTGCCCCGGACCGGTCATTTCGAGCTGATCGACGTCCGGCACCCGGCCTGGGACGTGTGCCGCAGCCAGGTACTGCGCATGGTCTGA
- a CDS encoding histidine triad nucleotide-binding protein has translation MPYTSDDCLFCKIVAGTIPADVVHRDDHVVAFRDINPQAPTHILIIPTTHYENAAEVAGDDPSGLAALVVTARVLAQAEGIDRSGYRIVTNTGADAGQSVFHTHLHLLGGRRMAWPPG, from the coding sequence ATGCCCTACACCAGTGACGACTGCCTGTTCTGCAAGATCGTCGCCGGCACCATCCCGGCCGACGTGGTGCACCGGGACGACCACGTGGTCGCCTTCCGGGACATCAACCCGCAGGCGCCCACGCACATCCTGATCATCCCGACCACCCATTACGAGAACGCCGCCGAGGTCGCCGGCGACGACCCCAGCGGCCTGGCCGCCCTGGTGGTCACGGCCCGGGTGCTGGCCCAGGCCGAGGGGATCGACCGGTCCGGGTACCGGATCGTCACCAACACCGGCGCCGACGCCGGGCAGAGCGTGTTCCACACCCACCTGCATCTGCTCGGTGGGCGGCGGATGGCCTGGCCGCCCGGCTGA